In one Neobacillus sp. CF12 genomic region, the following are encoded:
- the dxs gene encoding 1-deoxy-D-xylulose-5-phosphate synthase, with product MDLLSIKDPSFLKGMSNQELEVLSQEVRQFLIEKLSVTGGHIGPNLGVVELTIALHKCFDSPNDKFIWDVGHQSYVHKILTGRACEFDTLRQFKGLCGFPKRIESEHDVWETGHSSTSLSAAMGMVIARDLKKESSFIVPIIGDGALTGGMALEALNHIGHEKKNMIVILNDNEMSIAPNVGALHNILGQLRTAGKYQWVKDELELFLKKVPAVGGKLAATAERVKDSLKYLFVSGMFFEEMGFTYLGPVDGHDYEALFENFRYAKKTEGPVLLHVITKKGKGFHPAESDTKGTWHGTGPYKMDTGAFVKSDKAPPAWSSLVSETVRKLARKDERIVAITPAMPVGSKLEGFASEFPERMYDVGIAEQHAATVAAGLATQNMKPFLAIYSTFLQRAYDQVVHDICRQNLNVFIGIDRAGLVGADGETHQGVFDIAFLRHVPNIVLMMPKDENEGQHMVYTALNYDDGPIAMRFPRGNGLGVPMDEELKNIPIGTWEVLKEGEDAAILTFGTTIPMALKAAETLEKQGISVKVVNARFIKPLDEKMLNELFSNNIPIMTIEEAVLQGGFGSFVLEHAHDKGFYQQAIDRMGIPDQFIEHGDVDSLLEEIGMTTSEVVRRITILARKKQQRA from the coding sequence ATGGATCTGTTATCAATAAAAGACCCTTCCTTTTTAAAAGGGATGTCAAATCAAGAACTGGAGGTATTAAGTCAAGAGGTACGCCAATTCTTGATTGAAAAGCTGTCTGTAACTGGAGGCCATATTGGACCGAATTTAGGTGTTGTCGAATTAACAATTGCCTTACATAAATGTTTCGACAGCCCCAATGATAAATTTATCTGGGATGTAGGACATCAGTCCTATGTTCATAAAATACTGACTGGCAGGGCTTGCGAATTTGATACATTGCGTCAATTTAAAGGGCTTTGTGGCTTCCCGAAAAGAATTGAAAGTGAGCATGATGTTTGGGAAACAGGACATAGTTCAACCTCCCTTTCAGCTGCTATGGGTATGGTCATTGCAAGAGACTTGAAAAAAGAAAGTTCCTTTATTGTACCGATTATTGGTGATGGTGCATTAACAGGAGGAATGGCCTTAGAAGCATTGAATCATATTGGACATGAGAAGAAGAACATGATTGTCATTCTAAACGACAATGAAATGTCTATCGCACCAAATGTCGGTGCCCTTCATAATATTCTTGGGCAATTACGAACTGCTGGTAAATATCAATGGGTGAAAGACGAATTGGAATTGTTCTTAAAGAAGGTGCCCGCTGTCGGTGGAAAACTTGCAGCGACTGCAGAACGTGTTAAAGACAGTCTAAAGTATTTATTTGTCTCAGGCATGTTCTTTGAGGAAATGGGGTTTACCTATTTGGGTCCTGTTGATGGGCATGATTATGAAGCTTTATTTGAAAATTTCCGATATGCAAAAAAAACGGAAGGACCCGTCCTTCTGCATGTCATCACGAAAAAAGGAAAAGGATTTCACCCTGCTGAAAGTGATACAAAGGGTACCTGGCATGGAACCGGACCTTATAAGATGGATACAGGTGCCTTTGTTAAATCTGATAAAGCCCCACCAGCTTGGAGCAGTTTAGTAAGTGAAACGGTTCGGAAACTTGCACGTAAAGATGAGAGAATTGTAGCCATTACACCAGCTATGCCGGTTGGGTCTAAGCTAGAGGGCTTTGCAAGTGAGTTTCCTGAGAGAATGTATGATGTCGGAATTGCAGAGCAGCATGCTGCTACTGTCGCTGCTGGATTGGCAACTCAAAATATGAAGCCATTCTTAGCAATCTACTCAACATTTTTACAACGTGCATATGATCAGGTCGTTCATGATATTTGTAGACAGAACTTGAATGTTTTTATTGGAATTGATCGCGCAGGATTAGTAGGAGCTGACGGTGAGACACACCAGGGCGTATTTGATATTGCCTTTTTACGACACGTACCTAATATTGTGTTAATGATGCCTAAAGATGAAAATGAAGGTCAGCATATGGTTTATACCGCTCTAAATTATGATGATGGTCCCATTGCAATGAGATTTCCTCGAGGAAATGGTTTGGGTGTACCAATGGATGAGGAGTTGAAAAATATTCCAATTGGCACTTGGGAGGTTTTAAAAGAGGGCGAGGATGCTGCTATTTTAACTTTTGGTACAACAATACCAATGGCGCTAAAAGCCGCAGAAACATTAGAAAAACAAGGGATATCTGTAAAAGTGGTAAACGCTCGTTTTATAAAACCTTTAGATGAAAAAATGCTCAATGAGTTGTTCTCTAATAATATTCCTATCATGACAATTGAAGAGGCCGTGTTACAGGGGGGCTTTGGAAGCTTTGTACTGGAACATGCTCATGATAAGGGTTTTTACCAACAGGCAATTGATCGTATGGGGATACCTGACCAATTTATTGAGCATGGTGATGTTGATTCACTTCTAGAAGAAATTGGTATGACGACATCAGAAGTTGTTAGAAGAATAACCATACTTGCACGAAAAAAACAACAAAGGGCATAA
- a CDS encoding TlyA family RNA methyltransferase, translating into MKNKERLDVLLVERGLAETREKAKRSIMAGLVYTNEERLDKPGEKVKVDIPLTIKGNVLPYVSRGGLKLEKALKVFDVSVKDKIMLDIGASTGGFTDCALQNGAKMTYALDVGYNQLAWKLRQDERVVVMERTNFRYVTPKDLAGEMPNFATIDVSFISLKLILPVLKTLLIPDSDIVALVKPQFEAGREQVGKKGIVRDEKVHLQVVNKIVDFALDQGFNAVNLSFSPITGGDGNIEFLLHLKWIGEQDKGQNLLPIEPSQIVKDSHQEFKSKQDMEG; encoded by the coding sequence ATGAAGAATAAAGAAAGATTAGATGTTTTATTAGTTGAAAGAGGATTAGCAGAAACCAGGGAAAAAGCAAAACGTTCAATCATGGCAGGTCTAGTCTATACAAACGAGGAACGTTTAGATAAACCAGGAGAAAAAGTAAAAGTAGATATCCCTCTAACCATAAAGGGCAATGTACTCCCGTATGTTAGTCGCGGCGGGCTAAAGCTAGAGAAGGCATTAAAGGTTTTTGATGTATCAGTAAAGGATAAGATTATGCTCGATATTGGTGCTTCAACGGGCGGGTTTACAGACTGTGCATTGCAGAATGGTGCAAAAATGACCTATGCTTTGGATGTAGGTTATAATCAGCTTGCTTGGAAACTTCGTCAGGATGAACGTGTTGTAGTAATGGAAAGAACCAACTTTCGGTATGTTACACCAAAAGATTTGGCAGGAGAAATGCCCAATTTTGCAACCATTGATGTTTCTTTTATTTCCTTAAAGTTAATCCTACCTGTCTTAAAAACACTTCTTATACCTGATAGTGATATTGTAGCGCTAGTTAAGCCACAATTTGAAGCAGGACGTGAACAGGTTGGAAAAAAAGGCATTGTTCGCGATGAAAAAGTACATTTACAGGTAGTTAATAAAATTGTTGATTTCGCCCTTGACCAGGGATTTAATGCGGTTAATTTATCCTTTTCTCCTATCACAGGCGGAGATGGGAATATTGAGTTTCTCCTTCATCTAAAATGGATAGGTGAGCAGGATAAAGGTCAAAATTTACTGCCAATCGAGCCATCACAAATTGTGAAAGACTCTCATCAAGAATTTAAATCCAAACAGGATATGGAAGGATAA
- the argR gene encoding transcriptional regulator ArgR: MNKGQRHIKIREIITNNDIETQDELVDELKSAGFNVTQATVSRDIKELHLVKVPLLDGRYKYSLPADQRFNPLQKLKRSLMDAFVRIDSAGHLLVMKCLPGNAMAIGALLDNLDWEEILGTICGDDTILIICRTPEDTETITNRFLDML, translated from the coding sequence TTGAATAAAGGGCAGCGCCATATAAAAATCAGAGAAATTATCACCAATAATGATATTGAAACACAAGATGAACTTGTTGATGAACTAAAAAGTGCTGGGTTTAATGTTACTCAAGCTACTGTTTCACGTGATATTAAGGAACTTCACTTAGTTAAAGTACCATTACTAGATGGAAGATACAAATATAGCCTTCCAGCAGATCAACGTTTTAATCCATTGCAAAAATTAAAAAGATCGTTAATGGATGCATTTGTTCGAATTGATTCGGCTGGTCATTTGCTAGTAATGAAATGTTTGCCTGGTAATGCTATGGCAATTGGAGCATTGCTTGATAACCTTGACTGGGAAGAAATATTAGGAACCATCTGTGGTGATGATACCATTCTAATCATTTGTCGTACACCTGAAGATACAGAGACAATTACAAATAGGTTCCTTGACATGCTTTAA
- the recN gene encoding DNA repair protein RecN translates to MLSELSIKNFAIIEGLSISFGKGLTVLTGETGAGKSIIIDAIHLLVGGRGSAEFVRHGEEKAEIEGLFQIDDQHPCHSKAIEFGIEIEEGMVVLRRDISRTGKSVCRINGKLVTISTLREVGSTLVDIHSQHEHQDLMDESRHLPLLDQFGFEEISHSQAEYQEVFHRYEQTFKKLKSLSENEQKTAHRLDLIQFQLDEIQKANLKLNEDELLFEEKRRLANFERVFEAVQSSYNALTGEQKGLDWISMVMGGLEDAATLDSTYREIYESVMNSFYQLEDASRFLRNELDGLEYDPHRLNEIEERLNEINQLKRKYGKTIEEILVYAAKIEEEIETLLNKETHIGQLEKELTSIKKDLTLEAKQLTELRKRWAKKLTQLIHNELKELYMAKTVFEIRFESILPHFTQNGVDHVEFFISTNPGEPLKPLSKIASGGELSRIMLALKSIFSKHQGVTSIIFDEVDTGVSGRVAQSIAEKIYKVAVDSQVLCISHLPQVAAMADTHLFISKITKGGRTKTSVSPLSFGEKIKEIGRMISGVEITDLTKKHAEELLFLASENKKIEKLPN, encoded by the coding sequence TTGTTATCAGAATTATCAATTAAAAATTTTGCCATTATAGAGGGCCTTTCCATTTCGTTTGGCAAGGGGCTGACTGTTCTAACGGGAGAAACCGGTGCAGGGAAATCAATTATTATTGATGCTATTCATCTGTTGGTAGGTGGTAGAGGATCAGCCGAGTTTGTTCGTCATGGGGAGGAAAAGGCAGAAATTGAAGGTCTTTTTCAAATTGATGACCAGCATCCTTGTCATTCAAAAGCAATTGAGTTTGGAATAGAGATCGAGGAAGGTATGGTCGTTTTACGAAGAGACATTTCACGTACTGGCAAAAGTGTATGTAGAATTAATGGGAAGCTTGTAACCATTTCAACTCTTAGGGAAGTGGGTTCGACTCTAGTTGATATACATAGCCAACACGAACACCAAGATTTAATGGATGAAAGCAGACATTTACCATTGCTTGACCAATTTGGGTTTGAAGAAATATCCCATTCTCAAGCAGAATACCAGGAAGTATTCCATCGGTATGAACAAACATTTAAGAAGCTTAAATCATTAAGTGAGAATGAGCAGAAAACTGCACATCGTCTAGATTTAATTCAGTTTCAACTTGATGAAATCCAAAAAGCAAACTTAAAACTTAATGAAGATGAATTACTTTTTGAAGAAAAAAGAAGGCTTGCTAATTTTGAACGCGTTTTTGAGGCCGTTCAGTCAAGTTATAATGCCTTAACAGGTGAGCAGAAGGGTCTTGATTGGATCAGTATGGTGATGGGTGGACTTGAAGATGCTGCCACCTTGGATTCGACTTATAGAGAAATATATGAATCCGTCATGAACAGTTTTTATCAATTAGAGGATGCTTCACGTTTTTTAAGAAATGAACTCGATGGATTAGAATATGACCCGCATCGTTTAAATGAAATTGAAGAAAGACTCAATGAAATTAATCAATTAAAGCGCAAATATGGAAAAACCATTGAAGAAATTTTAGTATATGCCGCGAAAATTGAAGAAGAAATCGAAACATTGCTAAATAAGGAAACACATATAGGGCAATTAGAAAAAGAACTTACTTCAATTAAAAAGGACTTGACCCTCGAAGCTAAACAACTAACAGAACTGAGGAAACGCTGGGCAAAAAAACTAACCCAATTAATACATAATGAGTTAAAAGAGCTATACATGGCAAAAACGGTCTTTGAGATTCGGTTTGAATCCATTTTGCCACATTTTACACAAAACGGTGTTGATCATGTCGAGTTTTTTATTTCCACGAACCCAGGTGAGCCTTTAAAGCCATTATCTAAGATTGCCTCTGGCGGTGAACTTTCACGGATTATGTTGGCGTTAAAAAGTATTTTTTCGAAGCATCAGGGTGTTACCTCTATCATCTTTGATGAGGTGGATACAGGTGTAAGCGGCAGAGTAGCTCAATCCATAGCTGAAAAGATCTACAAGGTTGCAGTGGATTCTCAAGTATTATGTATTTCACATCTGCCACAGGTGGCTGCAATGGCAGATACCCATTTGTTTATTTCCAAAATCACGAAAGGCGGTCGTACCAAAACTTCGGTAAGTCCACTCAGTTTTGGTGAAAAAATAAAGGAAATTGGTCGGATGATTTCTGGTGTTGAAATTACTGATTTAACAAAAAAACATGCAGAAGAACTGTTGTTTTTAGCATCTGAAAATAAAAAAATTGAAAAGCTTCCCAATTAG
- the spoIVB gene encoding SpoIVB peptidase: MKLEIIRKIIGGILLVSLISVLFFQPFQQYLDIPKTITVFEGQDYTFQKAVPVAASLVSHNSTITLEQDKNNVSLLASENGNEEMLLEFAGIPVKKVDVNVLKDFRVKPGGQSIGVKLNSVGVLVVGHHLVNTEDGKKSPGEIAGIKIGDIITEINGSKIEKMTDVAPFVQNAGQSGNALDMVITRESGKFTTKLTPLKDKGENSYKLGLYIRDSAAGIGTMTFFHPESKKYGALGHVISDMDTKKPIVVEDGQIVRSTVTSIEKGSNGDPGEKLARFSSDREIVGNITKNSPFGIFGVLNKELKNGILDKPLPIALSHQVKEGPAKILTVVNDDRVEEFEIEIVSTIPQKFPATKGMVIKVTDPKLLEKTGGIVQGMSGSPIIQDGKIIGAVTHVFVNDPTSGYGVHIEWMLNEAGINIYEKPREKAS; this comes from the coding sequence TTGAAGTTAGAAATAATTAGAAAGATCATTGGTGGAATTCTCCTTGTTTCATTAATCAGCGTTCTTTTTTTTCAGCCATTTCAGCAGTACCTTGATATACCAAAGACCATTACAGTCTTTGAAGGACAAGATTATACTTTCCAAAAGGCTGTACCGGTGGCAGCCTCTTTAGTATCTCACAATTCAACTATCACACTTGAACAGGATAAAAACAATGTTTCATTATTAGCAAGCGAAAATGGTAACGAAGAAATGCTTTTAGAATTTGCAGGAATACCCGTTAAAAAGGTCGATGTTAATGTTCTAAAGGATTTCAGAGTAAAGCCAGGAGGGCAATCCATTGGTGTTAAATTAAACTCGGTTGGCGTATTGGTCGTAGGCCACCATTTAGTTAATACAGAGGATGGAAAAAAATCTCCAGGAGAAATAGCAGGAATCAAAATAGGTGATATTATCACAGAAATCAATGGAAGTAAGATTGAAAAAATGACAGATGTGGCACCCTTTGTACAAAATGCAGGACAAAGTGGGAACGCATTAGATATGGTTATTACCAGAGAAAGCGGTAAATTTACGACGAAACTTACTCCACTCAAAGACAAGGGAGAAAACTCCTACAAACTCGGGTTATATATCCGTGATTCAGCAGCAGGAATTGGAACTATGACATTTTTTCATCCAGAATCTAAAAAATATGGTGCCCTAGGGCACGTAATTTCCGATATGGATACAAAAAAGCCAATTGTAGTTGAAGATGGTCAGATTGTTCGTTCTACTGTTACATCTATTGAAAAGGGAAGTAACGGTGATCCAGGAGAAAAGCTTGCACGATTTTCATCGGACAGAGAAATAGTTGGAAACATCACAAAAAATAGCCCCTTTGGAATATTTGGGGTGTTAAATAAAGAGTTAAAGAATGGAATTTTGGATAAGCCGCTGCCTATCGCCTTATCTCATCAAGTTAAGGAAGGGCCAGCAAAAATATTAACAGTCGTCAATGATGACAGGGTAGAAGAATTTGAAATTGAAATTGTAAGCACTATCCCGCAGAAATTTCCAGCAACAAAAGGCATGGTTATCAAAGTTACAGATCCAAAACTTTTAGAAAAAACTGGTGGAATCGTTCAGGGAATGAGCGGAAGTCCAATTATCCAGGATGGAAAGATTATTGGAGCAGTAACACATGTCTTTGTCAATGACCCAACCTCTGGTTACGGAGTACACATTGAATGGATGTTAAATGAAGCAGGAATTAACATATACGAAAAACCAAGAGAAAAAGCGAGTTAA
- the spo0A gene encoding sporulation transcription factor Spo0A, which produces MKKIKVCVVDDNRELVGLLEDYISSQDDMEIAGIAHNGQDCLELLESTDTDVLVLDIIMPHLDGLAVLERLRELKKGAIPNVIMLTAFGQEDVTKKAVELGASYFILKPFDMENLGNHIRQVSGKSSQVSRKSTTGNYRTHTEHKPRNLDASITSIIHEIGVPAHIKGYLYLREAISMVYNDIELLGSITKVLYPDIAKKYNTTASRVERAIRHAIEVAWSRGNIDSISSLFGYTVSMSKAKPTNSEFIAMVADKLRLEHKAS; this is translated from the coding sequence GTGAAAAAGATTAAAGTTTGTGTCGTAGATGACAATAGGGAATTAGTGGGGTTATTAGAGGACTATATTTCGTCCCAAGATGATATGGAAATTGCAGGAATTGCTCATAATGGTCAAGATTGTTTAGAACTTCTTGAATCAACGGATACAGATGTACTCGTTTTAGATATTATCATGCCTCATTTAGATGGTTTAGCGGTTCTAGAACGCTTAAGAGAACTGAAAAAAGGTGCAATACCGAATGTTATTATGCTGACTGCATTCGGGCAAGAAGACGTTACAAAAAAGGCAGTAGAGCTTGGTGCATCCTATTTTATTTTAAAGCCTTTTGACATGGAAAACTTAGGAAATCATATCCGCCAAGTTAGCGGCAAAAGCAGTCAAGTTAGCCGCAAGTCCACAACAGGTAACTATCGTACACATACTGAACATAAACCAAGGAATTTAGATGCAAGTATTACAAGCATTATTCATGAAATTGGTGTTCCAGCACATATCAAAGGGTACCTATATTTACGTGAAGCGATTTCAATGGTCTACAACGATATTGAATTACTTGGCTCTATTACGAAGGTATTATATCCGGATATTGCAAAAAAATATAACACCACGGCAAGCCGTGTTGAACGTGCGATCCGTCACGCCATCGAAGTAGCTTGGAGCCGTGGAAACATTGATTCCATTTCCTCTTTATTTGGATATACTGTAAGCATGTCCAAGGCAAAACCTACAAACTCAGAGTTCATCGCTATGGTTGCCGATAAACTGCGCTTAGAGCATAAGGCCTCTTGA
- a CDS encoding YycC family protein: MKPLQLSPETAIKLAEKLNVPLEQLMHMPQHILIQKLMELEKEK, from the coding sequence ATGAAACCTTTACAATTATCACCTGAAACGGCCATCAAGCTTGCCGAAAAATTAAATGTTCCGTTAGAACAGCTTATGCATATGCCTCAGCATATACTTATTCAAAAATTAATGGAACTAGAAAAAGAAAAGTAG
- a CDS encoding glycerophosphodiester phosphodiesterase — translation MTQIFAHRGYSAAYAENTMSAFIAAENAGADGLELDVQLTKDGEVVVIHDEKVDRTTNGKGFVKDFLFKDLRTFNANKKGVNNEPIPSLIEVLEWMQSNDLVCNIELKNGIIPYEGMEEKVIQLVRKFGLSNRIIISSFNHYSIVLSYRLATEIETAPLFNERIYMPWVYAQSIRARGIHPKLASISDNIIIGAMENGIEVRPYTVNKEADIKRLMNINCTALITDDPVKAIKIRKQFEKRP, via the coding sequence ATGACCCAGATTTTTGCCCACCGAGGATATTCTGCTGCCTATGCAGAAAATACCATGAGTGCTTTTATTGCAGCTGAGAACGCAGGTGCAGATGGCTTAGAACTTGATGTCCAATTAACGAAAGATGGTGAAGTGGTTGTCATTCATGATGAAAAGGTTGATCGGACTACAAATGGGAAGGGCTTCGTCAAAGATTTTTTGTTTAAAGACTTACGGACTTTTAATGCGAATAAAAAAGGTGTTAACAATGAGCCAATTCCATCTTTAATTGAAGTTCTAGAATGGATGCAGTCCAATGACCTTGTTTGTAACATTGAACTGAAAAACGGAATTATTCCTTACGAAGGAATGGAAGAAAAGGTGATACAACTTGTTCGCAAATTTGGCTTGAGCAATCGGATTATTATTTCGTCTTTTAATCATTATAGCATTGTCTTGAGTTATCGATTGGCAACAGAAATTGAGACAGCGCCATTATTTAATGAACGAATTTATATGCCATGGGTCTATGCGCAATCCATTCGAGCAAGAGGTATTCATCCAAAATTAGCCTCGATATCGGATAATATAATCATAGGTGCGATGGAGAATGGAATTGAAGTTAGACCATATACTGTTAATAAAGAGGCGGACATCAAAAGGCTTATGAATATTAACTGTACCGCGCTAATTACTGACGATCCCGTGAAAGCCATTAAAATTAGGAAGCAATTTGAAAAGAGACCATGA
- a CDS encoding DUF2627 domain-containing protein has protein sequence MKRIVALLILVIPGFLAGFGIKLMRDMTFGILLSPIPFLWLQFLLGLVLFLGGLGFVAGFIFHRDRKRNKVQARFKNTK, from the coding sequence ATGAAGCGGATAGTTGCTCTACTTATATTAGTTATTCCAGGGTTTTTAGCTGGGTTCGGAATTAAATTAATGCGCGATATGACATTCGGTATTCTCCTAAGCCCTATTCCCTTCTTATGGTTGCAATTTCTTTTAGGCCTCGTACTCTTTTTAGGTGGGTTAGGATTTGTTGCCGGATTTATTTTTCATCGTGACAGAAAAAGAAATAAGGTACAGGCTCGATTTAAGAATACAAAATAA
- a CDS encoding sigma 54-interacting transcriptional regulator, which translates to MQNVMIVGAGKGGTAILKLLTETEVLHVKVVIDRNLDAPGVILAQTEGIKTGTDWKPFLSENIDIIIEVTGDEQVFQELRNSKDKKTVLIPGSVAFLLARLLEEKEEFIVKYQNASHQQELIFNATNDGMLVIDAKGSISLFNRRAEEMTGVHRDQAIGRYVVEVIPESRLPQILETRRIETNQEMVLGNGRKIITTRIPIIEENGTLIGAFAVFKDITEVVNLAEEITDLKEIQTMLQAIIHSSDDAISVVDENGRGILINPAYSRLTGLTQEQVIGQPATADISEGESMHMKVLQTRRAVRGVPMRVGANKREVIVNVAPIIVKGKLKGSVGVIHDMSEIKTLNRELNRARQIIRTLEAKYTFEDIIGSSEEMTLAIEQAKLGAKTPATVLLRGESGTGKELFAHAIHNASDRKYNKFVRVNCAAISESLLESELFGYEEGAFSGAKRGGKSGYFEEANNGSIFLDEIGELSANTQAKLLRVLQENEITRVGGTKPISINVRIIAATHVNLEKGIAKGSFREDLYYRLNRMPIHIPPLRNRKEEIPVLCERLIQKINRDYGRNVEGVTQTAIHKLMHYDWPGNVRELENILGRAMIFMNYNETFINIHHLPDLRPTKTDNEPRIVVHNQIVQQDRSLSEMIEEYEVEIIQQTLNNLNGNKTATAKALGLSVRNLYYKLEKYKLENNSMQ; encoded by the coding sequence ATGCAGAATGTCATGATTGTGGGTGCCGGAAAAGGCGGTACAGCGATTCTTAAGTTGCTTACTGAAACAGAGGTTCTTCATGTTAAGGTTGTGATTGACAGAAACTTAGATGCACCGGGTGTCATTTTAGCACAGACAGAAGGAATTAAAACCGGTACTGATTGGAAGCCATTTTTAAGTGAAAATATCGATATTATCATTGAAGTTACTGGTGATGAACAGGTGTTTCAAGAATTAAGAAACAGCAAAGACAAGAAAACTGTACTAATACCTGGAAGTGTTGCCTTTCTTCTTGCAAGGCTCCTTGAGGAAAAAGAAGAATTCATTGTTAAATACCAAAATGCCTCACATCAACAGGAACTAATTTTTAATGCAACAAATGATGGAATGTTGGTTATAGATGCAAAAGGCTCTATTAGTTTATTTAATCGTCGTGCAGAAGAAATGACAGGGGTTCATCGTGACCAAGCAATTGGGAGATATGTGGTTGAAGTGATACCTGAAAGCAGACTTCCTCAAATCCTAGAAACTAGGAGAATAGAGACAAACCAAGAAATGGTTTTAGGGAATGGTCGAAAAATTATTACCACACGTATTCCTATAATCGAAGAAAATGGAACATTAATTGGAGCTTTTGCTGTTTTTAAAGATATCACTGAAGTGGTGAATCTTGCTGAGGAAATAACCGATTTAAAAGAAATTCAAACGATGCTTCAAGCAATCATACATTCTAGTGATGATGCCATTTCAGTAGTAGATGAAAACGGAAGAGGTATCCTCATTAATCCGGCCTATTCCCGGCTTACTGGCCTTACACAAGAGCAGGTTATTGGACAACCAGCAACAGCTGATATCTCTGAAGGTGAAAGTATGCATATGAAGGTACTTCAAACTAGGAGAGCAGTCCGTGGAGTACCGATGAGAGTAGGAGCGAATAAACGGGAAGTCATCGTTAATGTAGCCCCAATTATTGTAAAAGGGAAATTAAAAGGTAGTGTTGGGGTTATTCATGATATGTCCGAGATAAAGACCTTAAACAGAGAATTAAACCGGGCAAGGCAAATCATCCGTACACTTGAAGCGAAATATACCTTTGAGGATATTATCGGCAGTTCGGAGGAAATGACGCTTGCGATTGAGCAGGCTAAGTTAGGCGCAAAAACACCAGCAACTGTTCTTTTGCGTGGGGAATCGGGCACTGGCAAAGAATTGTTTGCACATGCCATACATAATGCAAGTGACCGAAAATACAATAAATTTGTTCGTGTAAATTGCGCTGCAATATCTGAGTCGCTTCTAGAAAGTGAATTATTTGGGTACGAAGAGGGAGCTTTTTCTGGGGCGAAACGGGGAGGCAAAAGCGGCTACTTTGAAGAGGCCAATAACGGAAGTATTTTTCTTGATGAAATTGGCGAACTATCAGCCAATACACAGGCAAAACTGCTAAGGGTTCTTCAAGAAAATGAAATCACTCGAGTGGGTGGGACAAAGCCGATTTCGATAAATGTTAGAATCATTGCTGCAACCCATGTGAATCTTGAAAAAGGAATTGCAAAAGGTTCTTTTAGGGAAGACTTATACTACCGTTTAAATCGTATGCCAATACATATACCTCCTTTGAGGAATCGAAAAGAAGAGATTCCTGTTTTATGTGAAAGGCTAATTCAAAAAATTAATCGTGATTACGGCAGAAATGTAGAGGGTGTTACCCAAACCGCAATACATAAATTAATGCATTATGATTGGCCTGGAAATGTACGGGAACTCGAGAATATTTTGGGCAGGGCGATGATCTTCATGAATTATAACGAAACATTCATTAATATACATCACCTCCCTGATCTAAGACCAACAAAAACAGACAATGAACCACGAATTGTTGTTCATAATCAAATAGTTCAGCAAGATCGTTCCTTATCCGAGATGATTGAAGAGTATGAAGTTGAGATTATCCAGCAAACACTTAACAACTTAAACGGTAATAAAACGGCAACTGCTAAAGCGCTAGGACTATCAGTAAGAAACCTTTATTATAAGCTAGAAAAATACAAACTTGAAAATAATAGCATGCAGTAA